The Anopheles coluzzii chromosome 2, AcolN3, whole genome shotgun sequence genome window below encodes:
- the LOC120953239 gene encoding 5'-AMP-activated protein kinase catalytic subunit alpha-2-like, whose amino-acid sequence MADKGSQPGGTPQPLVKIGHYILGATLGTGSFGKVKIGEHQVTKHKVAVKILNRQKIKSLDVVGKIRREIQNLKLFRHPHIIKLYQVISTPTDIFMIMEYVSGGELFDYIVKNGKLQESEARRFFQQIISGVDYCHRHMIVHRDLKPENLLLDHNRHVKIADFGLSNMMLDGEFLRTSCGSPNYAAPEVISGKLYAGPEVDIWSCGVILYALLCGTLPFDDEHVPTLFRKIKSGVFPIPEYLNKQVVSLLCQMLQVDPLKRATVEEIKKHEWFQKDLPAYLFPSPVEQDSSVVDTNAIREVCEKFSVKEHEVHNALLSGDPHDQLAIAYHLIIDNKRIADEAAKAELKEFYVAGSPPPPGADSKFGTPLGPGSIAPTQAGTPSEPFKSPSIHPERIAPLRERPVTAAQNMPVPTLSTMSPSAVMPIDKHRGTPVKRAKWHLGIRSQSKPNDIMLEVYRAMKALDFEWKIINPYHVRVRKYNARNDKHVKMSLQLYQVDPKNYLLDFKSLTNDEVEQGDDVIMESLTPPPPVGFGGMGIPSNHQPSGHHTMEFFEMCGALIAQLAR is encoded by the exons ATGGCCGATAAAGGTTCGCAGCCGGGCGGGACGCCCCAGCCGCTGGTGAAGATAGGCCACTACATACTGGGCGCTACCCTTGGCACGGGCTCGTTCGGAAAGGTCAAGATTGGCGAGCACCAGGTGACGAAGCACAAGGTGGCGGTGAAGATACTGAACCGGCAGAAGATCAAAAGCCTGGACGTGGTGGGCAAGATTCGGCGCGAGATCCAGAACCTGAAGCTGTTCCGCCATCCGCACATCATCAAGCTGTACCAGGTGATCTCGACGCCGACCGACATTTTCATGATCATGGAGTACGTGAGCGGGGGCGAGCTGTTCGACTACATCGTCAAGAACGGCAAGCTGCAGGAGTCGGAGGCGCGCCGCTTCTTCCAGCAGATCATTTCCGGCGTCGACTACTGCCACCGGCACATGATTGTGCATCGCGATTTGAAGCCGGAAAACTTGCTGCTCGATCACAATCGTCACGTGAAG ATTGCAGATTTCGGACTATCGAACATGATGCTGGATGGCGAGTTTTTGCGCACCTCGTGCGGCTCGCCAAACTACGCCGCACCGGAGGTAATCTCCGGCAAGCTGTACGCCGGACCGGAGGTGGACATTTGGTCGTGCGGCGTCATACTGTACGCGCTGCTCTGCGGCACGCTGCCGTTCGATGACGAGCACGTGCCGACGCTGTTCCGCAAGATCAAGTCGGGCGTGTTTCCCATTCCGGAGTATCTGAACAAGCAGGTGGTGAGCCTGCTGTGCCAGATGCTGCAGGTCGATCCGCTGAAGCGCGCGACGGTGGAGGAGATCAAGAAGCACGAATGGTTCCAGAAGGATCTGCCGGCGTACCTGTTCCCGTCGCCGGTCGAGCAGGACAGCAGCGTGGTGGACACGAACGCGATCCGCGAGGTGTGCGAGAAGTTCAGCGTGAAGGAGCACGAGGTACACAATGCGCTGCTGAGCGGCGACCCGCACGATCAGCTCGCGATCGCGTACCATCTGATCATCGACAACAAGCGCATCGCGGACGAGGCGGCCAAGGCGGAGCTGAAGGAGTTTTACGTGGCTGGCAGCCCGCCACCGCCCGGTGCGGACAGCAAGTTCGGCACGCCGCTCGGCCCGGGCTCGATCGCCCCGACCCAGGCCGGCACGCCGAGCGAGCCGTTCAAATCGCCCTCGATACACCCGGAACGCATTGCACCGCTGCGGGAGCGGCCGGTCACGGCGGCCCAGAACATGCCGGTGCCCACGCTCAGCACCATGTCGCCGTCGGCCGTGATGCCGATCGACAAGCATCGCGGCACGCCGGTCAAGCGGGCCAAGTGGCACCTGGGGATACGGTCGCAGTCGAAACCGAACGACATCATGCTGGAGGTGTACCGCGCGATGAAGGCGCTCGACTTTGAGTGGAAAATCATCAACCCGTACCATGTGCGCGTGCGCAAGTACAATGCGCGCAACGACAAGCACGTGAAGATGTCGCTCCAGCTGTACCAGGTCGATCCGAAGAACTATCTGCTGGACTTTAAGTCGCTGACGAACGACGAGGTGGAGCAGGGCGACGATGTGATCATGGAGAGCCTGACGCCACCGCCCCCGGTCGGGTTCGGGGGGATGGGCATTCCCTCCAACCATCAGCCGAGCGGCCACCACACGATGGAGTTTTTCGAGATGTGCGGTGCGCTGATTGCGCAGCTGGCCCGCTAA
- the LOC120953241 gene encoding probable ATP-dependent RNA helicase kurz → MGKRRFNEKGRQKVETIIDDSETKKIKLDFAPGDEYGGQDNSNVLVLPSKKRETKIKKDRTVVTKILSKKQRKRLEKIVDQKKKKENRSSLIASLVAVQASKDDLSGFRKLSEVQTKGLKQHFKEQKYGVTYVNNAKEAGVAKIKSLVGSRRKRLALLRQAGPASVEEVEGEYDPNVVGLNDPSSSEDESEEEVEEEGEEGNEQEEEESEQESAQEDENEEVDKNQPEQESITEESSKKVENAPPEDVKQPNGEKEKPTVVDRKPATYIHVERDPAIQAARLKLPILGEEQIIMETISENKITILAGETGSGKTTQIPQFLYEAGYGERGLIGVTEPRRVAAVSMSKRVAHEMNLSTDVVSYLIRYEGNVTDRTKIKFMTDGVLLKEIEVDFLLNKYSCIILDEAHERSVYTDILMGLLSRIVRLREKRGNNPLRVIIMSATLRVQDFTENKKLFLDTPPVINIDSRQFPVTVHFNKTTPDDYLREAFLKTVKIHTKLPDGGILVFLTGQKEVNTMVRKLRKMFPLRGDKEGVRTGKKVDEKKEEVVRDEEDEFDNVYRGKPAHKPPKAKSSKRQKRDQLPVLPQINLDAYDLPHVDDTEGDRAEENDTASELDSDDDDDELNAANLSASVSELRKSQPLWVLPLYSMLSPDKQQLIFQPPPEGARLCVVATNVAETSLTIPDIKYVVDTGRQKTKLYDKTTGVTAFVVTYTSKASANQRAGRAGRVAPGHCYRLYSSAVFNDEFVEFAPPEVQQKPVDGLMLQMKCMGIDKVLNFPFPSPPDPVQLMSAEQRLLQLGALEQVIVRNGGQKVQKNQTLTRVTELGRTMAAFPVAPRFGKMLALSHQHALLPYVICLVAALSVQEVLEEVSLSEEANNTESGKRWRQKRKIWAGTGESLLLGDPMILLKAVGAAEHAHSKGVLEEFCTENGIRLKAIREIRKLRIQLTNEVNANLLGMNLAVDPDMAPPTATQIRLLRQLLLIGNADQIARKLPESDIKLKTDARKLKHAYNLPMIDEPVFLHASSVLRREQPEWVCYQEAYEAIVPGVVGEEGSDKTKMFVRGITAIEPDWLPKFVPNVCNAIDVLEEPIPPAYNAATDTIECHVRATFGKTSWELPASVVEMPKNMLRCKYLLKFILQGIVFKQLKPFRKSLLSSPDSVLKLYSTAVPRIDAALKVMLANELFNAQRFHELWQADPKFFCREYADFLPVSCHEDVAKLWPPVE, encoded by the exons ATGGGTAAACGAAGGTTCAACGAAAAGGGTCGCCAAAAGGTGGAAACCATCATCGATGATTCGGAAACGAAGAAG ATCAAACTAGACTTCGCACCCGGCGACGAGTACGGAGGGCAGGACAACTCAAACGTGCTGGTACTGCCGTCAAAGAAGCGCGAGACCAAAATCAAGAAAGACCGTACGGTGGTGACGAAAATCTTGTCGAAAAAGCAACGCAAACGGCTGGAAAAGATTGTCgaccagaagaagaaaaaggaaaatcgcTCCTCGCTCATTGCCTCGCTAGTGGCCGTGCAGGCGTCGAAGGACGACTTGAGTGGCTTTCGGAAGTTGAGCGAGGTGCAGACGAAAGGGTTGAAGCAACATTTCAAGGAGCAGAAGTATGGCGTTACCTACGTCAACAATGCGAAGGAAGCGGGCGTGGCCAAAATCAAAAGTTTGGTCGGTAGTCGCCGGAAGCGGTTGGCCTTACTGCGCCAGGCAGGTCCAGCATCGGTGGAAGAGGTGGAAGGTGAATATGATCCCAATGTGGTCGGGTTGAACGATCCCTCCTCGAGTGAAGATGAATCGGAGGAAGAAGTGGAAGAGGAAGGAGAAGAGGGAAACGagcaggaggaagaggagagcGAACAGGAATCCGCTCAAGAGGATGAAAACGAAGAGGtagacaaaaatcaaccgGAACAAGAGTCGATTACAGAGGAAAGTAGTAAAAAGGTAGAAAATGCACCTCCCGAGGATGTGAAGCAGCCCAATGGCGAGAAAGAGAAGCCCACTGTCGTGGATCGAAAACCAGCCACCTACATTCACGTGGAGCGCGATCCAGCGATCCAAGCAGCCCGTTTAAAGCTTCCAATTCTGGGCGAAGAGCAGATAATTATGGAAACGATaagtgaaaacaaaataaccaTCCTAGCCGGTGAAACGGGAAGTGGAAAAACGACCCAAATCCCGCAATTCCTCTACGAAGCCGGTTATGGCGAACGGGGGCTGATCGGTGTTACCGAGCCGAGGCGTGTGGCAGCCGTCTCCATGTCGAAGCGTGTCGCACACGAGATGAACCTGTCGACCGACGTCGTCTCGTACCTAATCCGGTACGAAGGCAACGTGACGGACAGGACGAAGATCAAGTTCATGACGGACGGTGTGCTGCTGAAAGAGATCGAGGTGGACTTTCTGCTCAACAAGTACTCCTGCATCATACTGGACGAGGCGCACGAGCGGAGCGTCTACACCGACATCCTCATGGGGTTGCTGTCGCGCATCGTTCGGTTGCGCGAAAAGCGTGGCAACAATCCGCTGCGCGTAATCATCATGTCGGCCACGTTGCGCGTGCAGGATTTTACGGAAAACAAGAAACTGTTCCTGGACACACCACCCGTCATTAATATCGATTCGCGCCAGTTTCCCGTGACGGTGCACTTTAACAAAACTACGCCGGACGATTATTTGCGCGAAGCTTTTCTGAAGACGGTGAAAATACACACCAAACTGCCGGACGGTGGTATACTGGTGTTTTTGACCGGTCAGAAGGAGGTAAACACGATGGTGCGCAAACTGCGCAAGATGTTCCCATTGCGCGGGGACAAGGAGGGCGTAAGGACCGGTAAGAAAGTGGATGAGAAGAAGGAGGAGGTGGTGAGAGACGAAGAGGACGAATTTGATAATGTGTACCGGGGCAAGCCGGCCCACAAACCGCCCAAAGCGAAATCGAGCAAAAGGCAAAAACGTGATCAGCTCCCCGTACTGCCGCAAATTAACCTGGATGCGTACGATCTACCGCACGTGGACGATACCGAGGGTGATCGGGCGGAAGAGAACGACACGGCCAGTGAGCTGGActcggacgacgacgacgacgagcttAACGCGGCCAACCTTTCCGCCAGCGTGTCCGAACTGCGCAAAAGTCAACCGCTGTGGGTGTTGCCGCTGTACTCGATGCTGTCGCCGGACAAGCAGCAGCTAATCTTCCAACCCCCGCCGGAAGGCGCTCGGCTGTGCGTGGTCGCCACGAACGTGGCCGAAACGTCGCTCACCATCCCGGACATCAAGTACGTGGTCGACACGGGCCGGCAGAAGACGAAGCTGTACGACAAAACGACGGGCGTGACCGCGTTCGTGGTGACGTACACGAGCAAAGCGTCCGCAAACCAGCGTGCTGGGCGGGCGGGACGTGTCGCACCCGGGCACTGCTATCGGCTCTACTCCAGTGCCGTGTTTAACGACGAGTTTGTAGAGTTTGCACCGCCCGAGGTGCAGCAGAAGCCCGTCGACGGGTTGATGCTGCAGATGAAGTGTATGGGCATTGATAAGGTGCTGAATTTCCCCTTCCCCTCGCCGCCCGATCCGGTGCAGCTGATGTCGGCCGAGCAgcggctgctgcagctcggCGCACTGGAGCAAGTGATCGTCCGGAACGGTGGCCAGAAGGTGCAGAAGAATCAAACGCTTACGCGCGTCACCGAGCTGGGGCGTACGATGGCAGCCTTCCCGGTAGCGCCACGGTTCGGGAAGATGCTAGCGCTCAGCCATCAGCATGCGCTGCTCCCGTACGTGATCTGTCTCGTGGCGGCCCTGTCCGTGCAGGAAGTGCTGGAGGAGGTTTCGCTGTCGGAGGAGGCCAACAACACGGAAAGCGGTAAGCGCTGGCGCCAGAAGCGGAAGATTTGGGCCGGGACGGGCGAATCGTTGCTGCTCGGTGATCCCATGATACTGCTGAAAGCGGTCGGTGCGGCCGAGCACGCCCACAGCAAGGGTGTGCTGGAAGAGTTTTGCACCGAAAATGGGATCCGGTTGAAAGCGATCCGCGAAATTCGAAAGCTACGCATCCAGCTAACGAACGAGGTGAACGCCAACCTGCTCGGCATGAACCTGGCCGTCGATCCGGATATGGCACCACCGACCGCAACACAAATCCGGCTTCTacggcagctgctgctgatcggcAATGCGGATCAGATCGCGCGCAAACTGCCCGAGAGTGACATTAAGCTGAAGACGGATGCGCGCAAGCTGAAGCATGCGTACAATCTGCCCATGATTGATGAGCCCGTGTTTCTGCACGCGAGTTCCGTGCTGCGGCGGGAGCAGCCCGAGTGGGTATGCTACCAGGAGGCGTACGAAGCGATCGTACCGGGCGTCGTCGGGGAGGAGGGAAGCGATAAGACGAAAATGTTCGTGCGCGGCATCACCGCCATCGAGCCGGACTGGTTGCCCAAGTTTGTGCCGAACGTGTGCAACGCGATCGACGTGCTGGAGGAACCGATCCCACCGGCGTACAATGCGGCCACCGATACGATCGAATGCCACGTGAGGGCGACGTTCGGCAAGACGAGCTGGGAGTTGCCGGCGTCCGTGGTGGAGATGCCCAAAAACATGCTTCGATGCAA ATACCTTTTAAAGTTTATCCTGCAAGGGATCGTTTTTAAGCAGCTGAAACCGTTCCGGAAATCGTTACTTTCGTCCCCGGACTCGGTGCTGAAGCTGTACTCCACGGCCGTCCCCCGTATCGATGCGGCGTTGAAGGTGATGCTGGCGAACGAGCTGTTCAATGCGCAGCGTTTCCACGAGCTGTGGCAAGCGGATCCAAAGT TTTTCTGCCGTGAATATGCTGACTTTCTGCCCGTTTCCTGCCACGAGGATGTTGCCAAACTGTGGCCCCCGGTGGAGTAA